One window of Saccharopolyspora phatthalungensis genomic DNA carries:
- a CDS encoding DUF1540 domain-containing protein, with the protein MEMPLVNKCTATDCAFNRNETCHALAITIGDPLHAQCDTFCSASVAGGDPDAVGHVGACKMTDCRYNVNLECQAPGITVGYEEDIVDCLTYQPV; encoded by the coding sequence ATGGAAATGCCGCTCGTGAACAAGTGCACCGCAACAGATTGCGCGTTCAACCGGAACGAGACCTGCCACGCGCTGGCGATCACCATCGGCGATCCGTTGCACGCCCAATGTGACACCTTCTGCAGTGCCTCCGTCGCCGGAGGCGATCCCGATGCCGTCGGTCACGTCGGTGCCTGCAAGATGACGGACTGCCGCTACAACGTCAACCTCGAGTGCCAAGCCCCCGGCATCACGGTGGGTTATGAGGAAGACATCGTGGACTGCCTGACGTACCAACCCGTCTGA
- a CDS encoding universal stress protein has product MRPLQADAAVAGFDGSAESQRAVWWAALEATTRGQPLLLVHAFAVPLEELTRIHLPSEAVTLEPMRDAAERAVEDMAAECRQKLPGLDVWTEVRLGHPATVLTDAAARASVLVLGSPTLSRTRRVLLGSTAAEVVRTAYVPVIVVRGEPERAQALTPEFDRVVVGVDGSECSARAIEFACDFAARHDAELTAILAYTEQPPDMLPPNRGWRFDSDTIEACRRELSESLAGWGERYPDLVVHQEVMAVEHPAEALLAAAVDADLLVVGTHGRGIIRTALFGSVSHAVLHYAPCPVAVVH; this is encoded by the coding sequence ATGCGCCCGTTGCAGGCGGACGCGGCGGTCGCGGGATTCGATGGGTCCGCCGAGTCGCAGCGGGCGGTGTGGTGGGCGGCGCTTGAGGCCACCACACGCGGCCAACCCTTGCTCTTGGTGCACGCATTCGCCGTTCCGCTGGAGGAACTGACCCGGATCCACTTGCCCAGTGAGGCGGTCACGCTCGAACCGATGCGTGATGCGGCAGAGCGGGCGGTGGAGGACATGGCCGCTGAGTGCCGCCAGAAGCTGCCCGGGCTGGACGTGTGGACCGAGGTGCGCTTGGGGCATCCCGCCACTGTGCTGACCGACGCCGCTGCCCGCGCGAGTGTGCTCGTGCTCGGCTCGCCGACGCTCAGCCGCACCCGACGAGTGCTACTGGGCTCCACTGCCGCCGAAGTGGTGCGCACCGCGTACGTCCCGGTCATCGTGGTACGCGGCGAGCCGGAGCGTGCGCAGGCCCTCACACCGGAGTTCGACCGGGTCGTCGTGGGTGTGGACGGCTCCGAGTGCAGCGCGCGTGCGATCGAGTTCGCCTGCGACTTCGCCGCCCGCCACGACGCCGAGCTGACGGCGATCCTCGCCTACACCGAGCAGCCGCCGGACATGCTGCCGCCGAACCGGGGTTGGCGGTTCGACTCCGACACGATCGAGGCCTGCCGCCGGGAACTGTCCGAATCCCTCGCCGGTTGGGGCGAACGCTACCCGGATCTCGTGGTGCACCAGGAAGTCATGGCGGTCGAACACCCCGCAGAGGCGTTGCTCGCGGCCGCCGTCGACGCCGATCTGCTCGTCGTCGGAACGCACGGACGCGGCATCATACGGACGGCGTTGTTCGGCTCGGTCAGCCACGCAGTGCTGCACTACGCCCCATGTCCCGTCGCTGTCGTTCACTGA
- a CDS encoding heavy metal translocating P-type ATPase, with protein sequence MSEPRSAPSWQNVARRFRPWLEPTLLAVTTGALLLGVIAWAVGAASTADAAWVVGTAVAIVPALTWMALALWRGRTGVDLIAVLSLGGTLVVHEYLAGSLIAVMLASGQALDSAAQRRASHDLRALLEHAPRFAHRYAGDALETVVVDQVRVGDLLLVNPGEVVPVDGQVASSAAVLDESVLTGESAHVERTAGEPVRSGVVNAGSAFDLRAGATAEESTYTGIVRLAREAGAERAPVVRLADRYATWFLPLALLLAGGAWLITGSPVGAVAVLVVATPCPLLLAVPVAIVSGMSRASRIGVIIRDGAALENLGHATTVIVDKTGTLTAGRPAVVDVIAAPTVDASEVLRIAASLDQASPHVLADAIVAHARKQHLALVPPRDASEQPGRGMSGIVDGRRVEVGRLALPESRPRWADVALNRAMLDATAIAWVSCEGELQGALLLRDPLRRDAPRTLRRLRNAGLHRLVMLTGDRAEPAREVATVLGLDWVHAEQTPEGKVACVRAESETATSVMVGDGVNDAPALAAATVGIAMGARGSTASSEAADIVLTTDRLDRLADAMSIARRARGIAVQSAAVGMGLSIIAMGVAAVGWLPPAAGALLQEGIDVAVIANALRALRGSRRGELTVPHSTEDLLHRFDAEQEKLRETLPLIRDTADLLSQVPGSMKALVALRRTRDFLDQRLVPHEQAEETQLYPALAAPLGGSEATATMSRMHAEIDRLSRRIGTHLTLAESCGRIGDDQIEDLLATLYGLHAVLRLHFAQEEETYFALADPDHNI encoded by the coding sequence ATGTCCGAACCACGCTCAGCACCCAGTTGGCAGAACGTTGCACGCCGCTTTCGGCCGTGGCTTGAGCCAACGCTCCTCGCGGTCACGACGGGCGCGTTGCTGCTCGGCGTCATCGCCTGGGCGGTCGGCGCCGCCAGCACGGCCGACGCGGCGTGGGTGGTCGGAACCGCGGTTGCGATCGTGCCCGCGCTGACGTGGATGGCGCTCGCGCTGTGGCGCGGACGTACCGGGGTCGATCTCATCGCCGTGCTATCACTTGGTGGCACCCTCGTGGTGCACGAGTACCTCGCCGGATCGCTGATCGCGGTCATGTTGGCGTCCGGGCAAGCCTTGGACTCCGCGGCGCAGCGCCGGGCCTCCCACGATCTGCGCGCCTTGCTGGAACACGCGCCGCGGTTCGCCCATCGATACGCGGGTGACGCGCTCGAAACGGTAGTCGTGGACCAAGTGCGTGTCGGCGACCTGCTGCTGGTGAACCCCGGCGAGGTCGTGCCGGTGGACGGCCAGGTCGCAAGCAGTGCCGCAGTCCTCGACGAATCGGTGCTGACCGGCGAGTCCGCCCACGTCGAACGCACCGCCGGAGAACCCGTGCGCAGCGGGGTCGTCAACGCCGGCTCCGCGTTCGACCTGCGGGCCGGCGCGACGGCCGAGGAAAGCACTTACACCGGAATCGTGCGGTTGGCACGGGAGGCCGGTGCCGAGCGCGCACCCGTTGTTCGCCTCGCCGACCGGTATGCGACGTGGTTCCTGCCCCTGGCCTTGCTCCTGGCCGGTGGCGCTTGGCTGATCACCGGCTCCCCTGTTGGCGCCGTTGCCGTGCTGGTGGTCGCCACTCCGTGCCCGCTGCTTTTGGCGGTGCCGGTGGCGATCGTGTCCGGCATGTCCCGGGCCTCCCGGATCGGCGTGATCATCCGCGACGGCGCAGCACTGGAGAACCTCGGCCACGCCACCACCGTGATCGTGGACAAAACCGGCACCCTGACCGCAGGACGCCCGGCCGTCGTCGACGTCATCGCAGCACCGACCGTCGACGCATCGGAGGTGCTCCGGATCGCCGCCTCACTCGACCAGGCATCCCCACACGTCCTCGCCGACGCCATCGTCGCGCACGCCCGCAAACAGCACCTCGCGCTGGTCCCGCCGCGCGACGCGTCGGAACAACCCGGACGGGGAATGAGTGGCATCGTCGACGGCAGGCGCGTCGAAGTCGGCAGACTCGCACTACCGGAGAGCAGACCCCGTTGGGCCGACGTCGCGCTCAACCGAGCCATGCTCGACGCCACCGCCATCGCCTGGGTCAGCTGCGAAGGCGAACTGCAGGGCGCCTTGCTGCTGCGCGATCCCCTTCGCAGGGATGCCCCCAGAACCCTCAGACGGCTGCGGAACGCGGGATTGCACCGCCTGGTCATGCTCACCGGCGACCGCGCCGAACCCGCCCGAGAAGTCGCCACCGTACTGGGACTGGACTGGGTGCACGCGGAGCAAACACCCGAGGGGAAGGTGGCCTGCGTCCGCGCCGAAAGCGAAACGGCGACCTCCGTCATGGTCGGCGACGGGGTCAACGACGCCCCCGCCCTGGCGGCCGCGACGGTGGGAATCGCGATGGGCGCCCGGGGTTCGACCGCCTCGTCGGAGGCCGCCGACATCGTGCTCACCACCGACCGACTCGATCGCCTCGCCGACGCCATGAGCATCGCCCGCCGAGCACGCGGCATCGCGGTGCAAAGCGCCGCCGTCGGCATGGGCCTGTCCATCATCGCCATGGGCGTTGCCGCCGTCGGCTGGCTGCCGCCGGCGGCAGGCGCGCTGCTGCAGGAGGGCATCGACGTCGCGGTCATCGCCAACGCGCTGCGTGCGCTGCGCGGCAGTCGTCGAGGTGAGCTCACCGTGCCGCACTCCACGGAGGACCTGCTGCACCGTTTCGACGCTGAACAGGAAAAGCTACGCGAAACCCTGCCCCTGATCCGCGACACTGCGGACCTCCTCTCCCAAGTCCCCGGCTCGATGAAGGCACTCGTCGCGCTGCGCCGGACTCGGGACTTCCTGGACCAGCGCTTGGTCCCGCACGAGCAAGCCGAGGAGACCCAGCTCTACCCGGCCCTCGCCGCTCCGCTGGGCGGCTCCGAAGCCACCGCGACGATGAGCCGCATGCACGCCGAGATCGACCGGCTGAGCAGGAGGATCGGGACTCACCTGACGCTGGCCGAGTCCTGCGGGCGCATCGGGGACGACCAGATCGAGGACCTCCTCGCCACCCTGTACGGCCTGCACGCCGTGCTCCGCCTGCACTTCGCCCAGGAAGAGGAGACCTATTTCGCACTCGCCGACCCCGACCACAACATCTGA
- a CDS encoding phosphopantetheine-binding protein, whose amino-acid sequence MPQPTTPQHARGLVRDALLKAMPGADLDELDDHEDFRDALELDSLDFLTFVETLGNASGIRIDEEDYDKLTTMDSAVDFLTSWS is encoded by the coding sequence ATGCCCCAGCCGACCACACCACAGCACGCCCGCGGCCTCGTGCGTGATGCGCTGCTGAAGGCCATGCCCGGAGCCGACCTCGACGAGCTGGACGACCACGAAGACTTCCGCGATGCACTCGAACTGGACTCCCTGGACTTCCTCACCTTCGTCGAAACCCTCGGCAATGCCAGCGGAATCCGCATCGACGAAGAAGACTACGACAAACTCACCACAATGGACTCCGCAGTCGACTTCCTCACCTCTTGGTCATGA
- a CDS encoding dihydrolipoamide acetyltransferase family protein — MTWWPQHSGRWAEMAEFRMPSLGADMERGTLVEWLVHPGDTVHKGDLVAAVDTEKATIEVECFDTGIIDRLLVEPGQTVPVGTPLAVISAGAQGAPSGPAPAEPAAEKPPPPRKHKAALATPPVRKLAAQHGIDLAAVHGTGHGGAITHADVEAAIQQRTEPHLTAPAAARQRISPYARRLAAELGVDPSLVTGTGADGAVRARDVRAAAQEPTTTAPAPSVSRGSTAMRQAIAALMTKSKHEIPHYYLTSTIELSTALEWLRERNRRALVADRIVPAALLLKATALAARDVPDLNGHWINDHFEPADAVHLGVAVALHGGGLLTPSIVDAEQLPLTEIMRRLRELVSRARTAHLHSSDTTPATITVTNLGDLGVESVQGVIYPPQVALIGFGAVVHRPWAVGDLIGIRPIVTATLSGDHRATDGATGGRFLTTIDTFLQHPEEL, encoded by the coding sequence ATGACGTGGTGGCCGCAGCACAGCGGGCGGTGGGCTGAAATGGCCGAATTCCGGATGCCATCCCTGGGCGCGGACATGGAGCGGGGCACCCTGGTCGAATGGCTCGTCCACCCTGGCGACACCGTCCACAAAGGAGACCTCGTCGCGGCCGTGGACACCGAGAAGGCCACCATCGAAGTCGAATGCTTCGACACCGGCATCATCGACCGCCTTCTGGTGGAGCCCGGCCAGACGGTGCCGGTCGGAACCCCGCTCGCAGTGATTTCCGCAGGAGCCCAGGGAGCTCCGTCCGGTCCCGCACCAGCCGAACCCGCGGCGGAGAAGCCCCCGCCGCCGCGCAAGCACAAGGCCGCTCTCGCCACTCCCCCAGTGCGCAAACTCGCCGCGCAGCACGGCATCGACCTCGCGGCCGTCCATGGCACCGGCCACGGCGGTGCCATCACGCACGCCGACGTGGAAGCGGCAATCCAGCAACGCACCGAACCGCACCTCACGGCACCCGCTGCCGCGCGACAACGAATCTCGCCGTACGCGCGACGGCTGGCCGCCGAACTCGGCGTCGACCCGAGTCTGGTGACCGGAACCGGCGCAGACGGAGCCGTTCGAGCACGCGATGTCCGCGCCGCCGCGCAAGAGCCGACCACCACTGCGCCAGCACCGAGCGTGAGCCGCGGATCTACCGCCATGCGGCAAGCAATCGCGGCGCTGATGACGAAGTCGAAACACGAGATCCCGCACTACTACCTCACCAGCACCATCGAACTCAGCACTGCACTGGAATGGCTGCGCGAGCGCAACCGCCGCGCCCTGGTAGCCGACCGGATCGTGCCCGCCGCGCTGCTGCTCAAGGCCACCGCCCTCGCCGCACGCGACGTCCCCGATCTCAACGGCCACTGGATCAACGACCACTTCGAACCCGCGGACGCAGTGCACCTGGGCGTCGCAGTAGCGCTGCACGGCGGCGGTCTGCTCACCCCCAGCATCGTCGACGCTGAACAATTGCCCCTCACCGAAATCATGCGCCGCCTGCGCGAACTGGTCTCCCGCGCCCGCACCGCCCACCTACACTCCTCAGACACCACACCGGCCACCATCACCGTGACCAACCTCGGCGATCTCGGCGTCGAATCCGTACAAGGCGTGATCTACCCACCGCAGGTGGCACTCATCGGATTCGGCGCGGTAGTGCATCGACCATGGGCCGTCGGCGACCTGATCGGGATCCGCCCGATCGTCACCGCAACGCTGTCCGGCGACCACCGCGCAACCGACGGCGCCACCGGCGGCCGCTTCCTCACCACCATCGACACGTTCCTGCAACACCCGGAGGAACTGTGA
- a CDS encoding alpha-ketoacid dehydrogenase subunit beta, which produces MTTTHTTYREAIREALREALRDDERVFLMGEDVGRYGGCFAVSLGLLEEFGPERIRDTPLSESAFVGAGIGAALAGMRPIVEIMTVNFSLLALDQILNNAATLLHMSGGQLGVPLVIRMTTGAGRQLAAQHSHSLEGWYAHIPGLRIIAPATLPDARGMLRPALECPDPVLMFEHGSLYNAAGELDEPAEPVDIDTAAIRRSGDDVSLITYGGTLPTTLTAAEQLAANNIQADVIDLRTLRPLDETTIVDSVRRTNHAVVIDEGWRSGSLSAEITARITEHAFYDLDAPVQRVCTAEVPMPYAKHLEDAALPQADDVVAAAQRAVG; this is translated from the coding sequence ATGACCACCACGCACACCACCTACCGCGAGGCCATCCGCGAGGCGCTGCGCGAAGCGCTCCGCGACGACGAGCGGGTGTTCCTCATGGGCGAGGACGTCGGTCGCTACGGCGGATGCTTCGCCGTCAGCCTTGGTCTGCTGGAGGAGTTCGGCCCGGAACGCATCCGGGACACCCCGCTGTCGGAATCGGCTTTCGTCGGCGCGGGTATCGGTGCGGCACTGGCCGGGATGCGTCCGATCGTGGAGATCATGACCGTCAACTTCAGCCTGCTGGCCCTGGACCAGATCCTCAACAACGCCGCCACCTTGCTGCACATGTCCGGTGGGCAGCTGGGCGTTCCCCTGGTCATCCGCATGACCACCGGAGCCGGGCGCCAGCTCGCCGCTCAGCACTCCCACAGCCTGGAGGGCTGGTACGCCCACATCCCCGGGCTGCGCATCATCGCCCCGGCCACCCTGCCGGACGCCCGCGGCATGCTGCGCCCCGCACTGGAGTGTCCGGACCCGGTGCTGATGTTCGAACACGGCTCGCTGTACAACGCCGCGGGTGAGCTCGACGAACCGGCCGAACCGGTGGACATCGATACCGCGGCCATCCGCCGCAGCGGCGACGACGTTTCGCTGATCACCTACGGCGGCACCCTGCCAACCACGCTGACCGCAGCCGAACAACTCGCCGCCAACAACATCCAAGCCGACGTCATCGACCTGCGCACGCTGCGACCGCTGGACGAGACAACCATCGTCGACTCCGTACGCCGCACCAACCACGCCGTCGTGATCGACGAAGGATGGCGCAGCGGCAGCCTTTCCGCCGAAATCACCGCCCGCATCACCGAGCACGCCTTCTACGACCTCGACGCCCCGGTGCAACGAGTGTGCACCGCGGAAGTCCCCATGCCCTACGCCAAACACCTCGAAGACGCCGCGCTACCGCAAGCCGATGACGTGGTGGCCGCAGCACAGCGGGCGGTGGGCTGA
- the pdhA gene encoding pyruvate dehydrogenase (acetyl-transferring) E1 component subunit alpha, translating into MNRRRSPAASAKTKQRTELLRQMVRIRRFEERCVELYSAAQIRGFMHLYIGEEAVAVGLLQTLSPDDAVVSTYREHGHALARGVPMVSVMAEMFGRTTGCSRGRGGSMHLFDASRRFYGGNAIVGGGLPIALGLALADAMLSRPQVTACLFGDGAVAEGEFHECLNLAALWRLPVLFCCENNLYAMGTALARAQAETDLALRASSYGMPSWAVDGMDVEAVAAAGNRAVETMRASPGPCFLELRTYRFRAHSMYDAERYRDKTEVEHWKQFDPIDKLTARMYDDGELADEAVKKLESEVDSELDDAVSEAQAGPLEPVEDLTRFVYTERP; encoded by the coding sequence ATGAACCGGCGCAGATCACCGGCAGCAAGCGCAAAGACCAAGCAGCGCACCGAGTTGCTGCGGCAAATGGTGCGGATCCGACGTTTCGAGGAGCGCTGCGTCGAGCTCTACAGCGCCGCGCAGATCCGCGGATTCATGCACCTCTACATCGGCGAGGAAGCCGTCGCGGTCGGGTTGTTGCAGACGCTGAGCCCCGACGACGCCGTGGTGTCCACCTACCGCGAACACGGCCACGCCCTGGCCCGCGGCGTACCGATGGTCTCGGTGATGGCGGAGATGTTCGGCCGAACCACCGGATGCAGCCGAGGACGCGGCGGATCGATGCACCTCTTCGACGCCTCCCGCCGGTTCTACGGCGGAAACGCGATCGTCGGCGGCGGGCTGCCGATCGCGTTGGGGCTCGCGCTGGCCGACGCGATGTTGAGCCGTCCGCAAGTGACCGCGTGCTTGTTCGGTGATGGCGCCGTCGCCGAAGGCGAGTTCCACGAATGCCTGAACCTGGCTGCGCTGTGGCGGCTGCCGGTGCTGTTCTGCTGCGAGAACAACCTTTACGCCATGGGGACCGCGCTGGCCAGGGCGCAGGCCGAGACCGACTTGGCGCTGCGGGCGAGCTCCTACGGAATGCCGTCCTGGGCGGTCGATGGCATGGATGTGGAAGCCGTTGCGGCTGCGGGCAACCGCGCGGTGGAGACCATGCGCGCCAGTCCGGGCCCGTGCTTCCTGGAACTGCGGACCTACCGGTTCCGAGCGCATTCGATGTACGACGCCGAACGCTACCGGGACAAAACCGAGGTGGAGCACTGGAAGCAGTTCGACCCGATCGACAAGCTCACCGCCCGCATGTACGACGACGGTGAACTAGCCGACGAGGCGGTTAAAAAGCTGGAGTCCGAAGTGGACAGCGAGCTCGACGATGCGGTGTCCGAGGCTCAGGCCGGTCCGCTGGAACCGGTCGAGGACCTGACCCGATTCGTCTACACCGAGCGGCCATGA
- the acsA gene encoding acetate--CoA ligase: protein MRWEPISKPTELRAWSNMPDYEQVRRAFDWTAARSQLSGLPGGRGLNIAYEAVDRHALGGRADVAALRCVDKQDRVTEISYGELRDRTNRFANVLRDLGVGKGERVYTLLGRVPELYVAALGTLKAGCVLAPLFSAFGPQPVYDRLQIGEGAALLTTPRLYRNKIRQLRADLPQLRHVLLVGDGAAEPGTIGFANALAQAGTEFEIPPTSPEDWALLHFTSGTTGRPKGAVHVHGAVVAHHTTAAYALDLRPDDVFWCTADPGWVTGTSYGIIAPLTHGATVVSDEGEFDARRWYRVLAEQRVTVWYTAPTALRMLMRHGPELASRYDLSALRYVASVGEPLNPEVVVWGQEVLGLPVHDNWWQTETGAIMISNYPAEEVRPGSMGRPVPGVEVGLLERGEDGRARVAHGKVHELTGADVEGELALRPGWPSMFRGYLHDEARYAASFADGWYLTGDIAARDSDGYYWFVGRADDVIKSAGHLVGPFEVESVLMEHPAVAEAGVIGKPDPVAGELVKAFVSLRPGHAPNDELRTELLAFGRRRLGAVAPKELDFDADLPHTRSGKVMRRLLKSRELGLPEGDLSTLEKAR, encoded by the coding sequence CTTGCCCGGCGGCCGGGGCCTGAACATCGCCTACGAGGCGGTGGACCGGCACGCCCTTGGCGGGCGGGCGGATGTCGCGGCATTGCGTTGCGTGGACAAGCAGGACCGCGTGACGGAAATCAGCTACGGCGAGTTGCGGGACCGGACCAACCGCTTCGCGAACGTCCTGCGCGATCTCGGGGTCGGCAAGGGCGAGCGGGTGTACACCTTGCTCGGGCGAGTTCCCGAGCTGTACGTGGCAGCCCTCGGGACTTTGAAGGCGGGCTGCGTGCTTGCACCGCTGTTCTCTGCGTTCGGTCCGCAACCCGTTTACGACCGGTTGCAGATCGGCGAAGGAGCTGCGCTGCTGACGACGCCTCGGCTTTACCGAAACAAGATCCGGCAGCTCCGCGCGGATCTCCCACAGCTGCGGCACGTGCTGCTGGTGGGAGACGGCGCAGCCGAACCCGGAACCATCGGCTTCGCGAACGCGCTCGCTCAGGCCGGTACCGAGTTCGAGATCCCGCCGACGTCGCCGGAGGACTGGGCGTTGCTGCATTTCACCAGCGGCACCACGGGCCGTCCCAAGGGAGCCGTGCATGTGCACGGCGCGGTCGTCGCACATCACACCACCGCGGCGTATGCGCTGGACCTGCGTCCGGATGACGTGTTCTGGTGCACCGCCGATCCGGGTTGGGTCACCGGGACCTCCTACGGGATCATCGCTCCCCTGACGCACGGCGCCACCGTGGTCAGCGACGAAGGTGAGTTCGACGCACGGCGCTGGTACCGCGTGCTCGCCGAGCAGCGGGTGACCGTCTGGTACACCGCGCCGACCGCTTTGCGGATGTTGATGCGGCACGGACCGGAGTTGGCCTCGCGATACGACCTGTCCGCCTTGCGCTACGTGGCCAGCGTCGGGGAGCCGCTCAATCCCGAGGTCGTGGTCTGGGGCCAGGAGGTGCTGGGGCTGCCGGTCCACGACAACTGGTGGCAGACGGAGACCGGCGCGATCATGATCAGCAACTATCCGGCCGAGGAGGTCCGACCCGGCTCGATGGGGCGACCGGTGCCCGGCGTCGAGGTCGGATTGCTGGAGCGCGGCGAGGACGGCCGGGCCCGCGTCGCGCACGGGAAGGTACACGAACTGACCGGTGCCGACGTCGAGGGCGAACTCGCGTTGCGGCCAGGGTGGCCCTCGATGTTCCGCGGTTACCTGCACGACGAGGCCAGGTATGCGGCGAGCTTCGCCGATGGCTGGTACCTGACCGGGGACATCGCGGCGCGGGACTCCGACGGCTACTACTGGTTCGTCGGCCGGGCAGACGACGTGATCAAATCCGCTGGACACCTCGTCGGGCCGTTCGAGGTGGAAAGCGTTCTGATGGAGCATCCGGCGGTGGCCGAGGCCGGGGTGATCGGCAAGCCGGACCCGGTGGCCGGGGAACTGGTAAAGGCATTCGTGTCGCTACGCCCCGGGCACGCCCCCAACGACGAGCTGCGGACGGAGCTGCTGGCCTTCGGCAGGCGTCGGCTCGGTGCGGTGGCACCGAAGGAACTCGACTTCGACGCCGATCTCCCGCACACCCGCAGCGGCAAGGTCATGCGCCGCTTGCTCAAGTCGCGGGAGTTGGGGCTACCCGAAGGAGATCTGTCCACATTGGAGAAGGCGCGATGA